One stretch of Candidatus Zixiibacteriota bacterium DNA includes these proteins:
- the prsR gene encoding PEP-CTERM-box response regulator transcription factor produces the protein MAKPVILIVDDEEGIRSQLKWALIDDYEVVEASGPDDARALAFDHKPLIVLQDIALNTREGAAEGIELIEYYLRLNSFCKVIMVTGHGQKENALKAVAKGAYDFFEKPVDLDQLKIIMDRGLRMASLEEENRQLSTELANVKRFDNIIGDSDKMQEVYKIIETVSGTDYKVLITGESGTGKELVSRAIHNSGLRKGQPFVTINCGAIPENLLESELFGHEKGAFTDAHAQKIGKFELANNGTIFLDEIGELPLNLQVKLLRVLENHIIERVGGRAEIPLEVRVLAATNRDLLEEVKKGAFRQDLYYRLSVITIDLPPLRERGDDILLLAKTFLNRYGLENRRTNLSFSEASARAIASYEWPGNVRELENKIKRAVIMAQDKKIKPMDLSLPAVSGNGAGRATLQDVREETEREYILESLIRNNWNISRVSRELGTSRTTLYDLIEKYRLKDK, from the coding sequence GTGGCCAAACCTGTTATTCTCATAGTTGATGATGAAGAGGGAATTCGGTCTCAATTAAAATGGGCGCTGATTGATGATTATGAGGTTGTTGAAGCGTCGGGTCCGGATGATGCCCGCGCCCTGGCTTTTGATCATAAGCCCCTGATTGTTCTCCAGGACATAGCTTTGAATACGCGGGAAGGTGCCGCCGAAGGTATAGAGTTAATAGAGTATTACCTCAGGTTAAATTCTTTTTGCAAAGTTATTATGGTCACCGGACATGGTCAAAAAGAAAACGCTCTCAAAGCTGTCGCCAAAGGCGCATATGATTTTTTTGAAAAGCCGGTCGATTTGGATCAATTGAAAATTATCATGGATCGGGGCCTCCGGATGGCATCGCTGGAGGAAGAGAACCGGCAACTATCGACCGAGTTGGCCAATGTCAAACGATTTGACAATATCATTGGCGATTCGGATAAAATGCAGGAAGTCTATAAAATTATCGAAACGGTATCGGGAACCGATTATAAGGTTTTGATAACCGGGGAATCGGGGACGGGTAAAGAATTGGTCTCAAGAGCAATTCATAATTCCGGTCTTCGAAAGGGGCAGCCCTTTGTAACCATAAATTGCGGCGCGATTCCCGAAAACCTGCTCGAATCGGAATTATTTGGACATGAAAAAGGGGCCTTTACCGACGCCCATGCGCAGAAAATCGGTAAATTCGAGTTGGCTAATAACGGCACGATTTTCCTCGATGAAATTGGTGAGTTGCCGCTAAATCTTCAGGTTAAGCTACTGCGGGTCTTGGAAAACCATATTATTGAAAGGGTTGGCGGACGAGCGGAGATACCTCTCGAGGTTCGTGTCCTGGCGGCGACCAATCGAGATTTACTGGAAGAGGTTAAAAAAGGCGCCTTTCGTCAAGACTTATATTATCGACTATCAGTAATAACAATCGATTTACCGCCTCTCCGGGAGCGGGGAGACGATATCCTGTTGCTGGCCAAGACATTTCTAAATAGATACGGCCTTGAAAACAGAAGGACCAACCTGTCATTTTCTGAGGCATCAGCCCGCGCAATAGCGTCTTACGAATGGCCTGGTAATGTCCGTGAGCTCGAAAATAAAATTAAAAGAGCTGTTATCATGGCTCAGGACAAGAAGATAAAACCGATGGATTTGTCGTTACCCGCGGTTTCGGGAAACGGTGCCGGCCGGGCGACTTTGCAGGATGTCCGTGAAGAAACCGAAAGAGAATATATACTTGAATCCCTGATTAGAAACAATTGGAATATATCCCGAGTTTCGCGAGAATTGGGTACCAGCCGAACGACCCTGTATGATTTGATTGAGAAATACCGTCTTAAAGATAAATAG
- a CDS encoding sigma-54 dependent transcriptional regulator, translating to MKKVLLVDDDVEMSQSLINLFDPDKYAFHHLEDGQETTSYIKQHEENLDLVMLDVNLPSCSGLDVLRNIKKIKDNLPVIVISGFVSTENAMEAMREGAYEYLTKPFELNKLIEIVNKACGYQQEPHIRTPHVIASDDDKAKDIIIGQSPEIVEIAKMIGQVAKTDASVLIFGESGTGKELVARAIHRNSLRRNNTFLSVNCAALSDTLLESELFGHEKGAFTGAYFKRIGKFEQCDDGTIFLDEVADMSMLTQGKVLRVLQEKEFERLGGNETIGVDVRVIAATNKSLVQCMKDGSFRVDLFYRLKVVSLYIPPLRDRREDIPLLVDHFIKKYNKSLGKDVRSVSKKAKTVLSKYIWPGNVRELENNIHTAMVMSKSDMLQPEDFPVCNEDTNKVEIDVEGLQDNYTEMFARLIEPVFPKLIGSSEGGIYHLMQSSMEKALISACLKHFNSNQVKASDMLGISRNTLRDRISKYGIY from the coding sequence ATGAAAAAAGTACTGCTTGTTGATGACGACGTTGAAATGTCGCAATCACTAATCAATTTATTTGACCCTGATAAATACGCTTTCCATCATCTGGAAGATGGACAGGAAACGACGAGTTATATTAAACAGCATGAGGAAAATCTTGATCTCGTAATGCTGGATGTGAACCTGCCGTCGTGCTCCGGTCTGGATGTATTAAGAAATATAAAAAAGATCAAGGATAATTTACCCGTCATAGTTATCTCCGGTTTTGTATCAACCGAAAATGCGATGGAAGCTATGCGCGAGGGTGCGTATGAATATTTAACCAAGCCATTTGAACTGAATAAATTGATTGAAATAGTTAATAAAGCATGCGGTTATCAGCAGGAGCCCCATATCAGAACGCCGCATGTGATCGCATCGGATGATGATAAGGCGAAAGATATTATTATCGGTCAATCGCCCGAAATAGTCGAAATTGCCAAGATGATTGGTCAGGTCGCCAAGACCGATGCGTCGGTTCTAATTTTCGGCGAGTCGGGCACCGGAAAAGAATTGGTAGCTCGCGCTATTCATCGTAATAGCCTGAGGCGAAACAATACTTTCCTATCGGTCAACTGTGCCGCGTTATCCGATACCCTGCTGGAGTCGGAATTATTCGGTCATGAAAAAGGAGCCTTCACCGGCGCGTATTTCAAGCGTATCGGAAAATTCGAACAATGCGATGACGGGACAATTTTCCTTGATGAAGTCGCTGATATGTCGATGTTGACTCAAGGAAAAGTACTTCGCGTTTTACAGGAAAAAGAATTTGAGCGGCTGGGTGGTAATGAGACAATTGGTGTTGACGTCCGGGTTATCGCGGCAACAAATAAATCATTAGTTCAATGCATGAAGGATGGCTCTTTTCGAGTTGACCTCTTCTATCGATTGAAAGTTGTTTCTCTGTACATTCCGCCTCTGCGCGACCGTCGCGAGGATATACCTCTCCTGGTAGATCATTTTATCAAGAAATATAATAAATCCCTGGGGAAAGACGTCCGTTCCGTTTCCAAAAAGGCCAAGACAGTATTATCGAAATATATCTGGCCGGGAAATGTCAGGGAACTTGAGAATAATATTCATACCGCTATGGTCATGTCCAAATCAGATATGCTTCAACCGGAAGATTTCCCGGTCTGCAATGAAGACACCAATAAGGTTGAAATTGATGTGGAAGGCTTGCAGGATAATTACACCGAAATGTTTGCTCGCCTGATTGAGCCGGTATTTCCAAAACTGATCGGCAGCAGCGAGGGCGGTATTTATCATCTGATGCAGTCATCCATGGAAAAGGCTTTGATCTCCGCCTGCCTGAAACATTTTAATTCCAATCAGGTCAAGGCTTCGGATATGCTGGGTATATCCCGCAATACTCTTCGGGATCGCATTAGCAAGTACGGCATATATTAG